The Alosa sapidissima isolate fAloSap1 chromosome 5, fAloSap1.pri, whole genome shotgun sequence genome has a window encoding:
- the LOC121709790 gene encoding trace amine-associated receptor 13c-like: MEFTESTNYSVVSYCFPSHNLSCLKVDRLTPEYISMYIFFALVSFFTVFSNLLVIISICYFKQLQTPTNLLILSLAVSDFMVGLVVIPIESIKLIESCWYFGKTFCSIFQATVFTLIFVSLYNLVLIAVDQYYAVCNPLLYCSKMTTTKTLIFIFLIWSYSLIYNLTLLYCNANLYRSQEDRICYGECTMVVSFTWGVVDLIVSFVGPCSVIIGIYMYILKVARRQEKLINIVLVRLQSSAKEPTMTKTSGRKATKTLGIVLFVFLTCWITHYICILSEDSISNPSLVIAFLVWVIYINSFLNPIIYVFRYTWFRASVKHILTLKILDPLSVYINITA, from the coding sequence ATGGAGTTTACTGAATCTACAAATTATAGTGTAGTCTCATATTGTTTTCCATCTCACAATTTGTCTTGTTTAAAGGTGGATAGATTGACACCTGAGTACATATCTATGTACATTTTCTTTGCATTGGTTTCGTTTTTTACGGTATTTAGTAACTTGCTAGTGATAATTTCCatttgttatttcaaacagcttcagaCTCCAACCAATCTGCTCATCCTCTCGCTGGCTGTGTCTGATTTTATGGTTGGATTGGTTGTTATACCTATTGAAAGCATTAAGCTCATAGAGTCATGCTGGTATTTTGGGAAGACATTCTGTTCCATATTCCAGGCTACTGTCTTCACTCtgatctttgtctctctctacaATTTGGTATTGATTGCTGTGGATCAGTATTATGCAGTATGCAATCCCCTGCTTTACTGCTCCAAAATGACAACAACCAAAACCTTGATATTTATTTTCCTGATATGGTCATACTCGCTCATATACAACCTGACTCTACTGTACTGCAATGCAAACCTGTATCGTTCCCAAGAAGACAGAATCTGTTATGGAGAGTGCACAATGGTCGTCAGCTTCACCTGGGGTGTCGTTGACCTCATTGTTTCATTTGTTGGCCCCTGCTCTGTCATAATAggaatatatatgtatattttaaaagtgGCACGAAGACAAGAGAAGTTGATAAACATAGTCTTGGTACGCTTACAGTCATCAGCTAAAGAGCCAACAATGACTAAGACTTCAGGAAGAAAAGCAACTAAAACACTAGGAATCGTCCTGTTCGTTTTCTTAACTTGCTGGATAACCCATTATATATGCATCCTCTCCGAAGACAGTATATCAAATCCATCTCTGGTCATTGCATTTCTTGTTTGGGTCATTTATATAAATTCTTTTCTGAACCCGATTATCTATGTATTTCGTTATACATGGTTCAGGGCCTCAGTGAAGCACATCTTAACTCTCAAGATTCTCGATCCTTTATCTGTTTATATTAACATAACTGCATAA